Genomic segment of Clostridium sp. Marseille-P299:
TATTATTTTAGGAAAAACCGATCTACTTAACGAGGTACCTTTAAAGGTTGTTGTGAAAGAGAACTATATCGTAAGTATTGAAAAAACTGCAGCAGTAGAGTGTTATGTTGGTGAAATGCCTATTTTACCGCAAACTGTAACCGCAACTTATGTAAATGGTGAAGTAAAAGCAGTGTTGGTTACTTGGAGAGAAATAGACACATCAAAGCCAGGTTTATTTACTGTAATAGGAAAGGTTGAGAACTACTCAGGAACAGTTACAGTAGTAGTAAATGTAATGAAAGAAGCATTGTATCGCTTTGACTTTGGGATTAGTGATAAAAATGTTAGCGATGGATGGATTGGTATTACAGTAAATCCAAAAGGCGGATCTGCATTTGGCGATTATGTATATTCAAAAGAACGTGGATATGGATTTAGTGATATTAATAGTGATAGTTTAACAGCACCTATCCAAGGTAGACATGAAGCTTATACTTACGATGGTATATTAGCAAAAGAAGTATATCAAGATTTTGCCCTTCCAGCTTCAAATCAGTTTAAGGTGGACTTAGAAAATGGAACGTATCAAGTAGAAATTGTAGCTGGTTCTGCTTATAGTAGTAATGTTAAAGTCTCCATTGAAGGTTCAGATAATGTGACCATTTCAAATGCAGCAAATACATATACTATCTATAAAAATGAAAATGTTAAAGTCTTAGATGGACAATTAAACTTTGTATTTCCATCTGGAACGTATAGAATGTGTGCGATTATGATAACATTGGTTGAGCTTGAGGCACCAAGTGTAACCCCAGAACCAAGCGTAACCCCAGAACCAAGCGTAACCCCAGAACCAAGCGTAACGCCAGAGCCAAGCGTAACGCCAGAACCAAGCGTAACGCCAGAGCCAAGTGTAACCCCAGAACCAAGCGTGACACCAGAGCCAAGCGTGGCACCAGAGCCAAGTGTAACACCAGAACCAAGCGTGACACCAGAGCCAAGTGTGACACCAGAGCCAAGTGTAACGCCAGAGCCAACAGCTACACCACAGCCAACGCAAGAACCAAAACCAACAGAAGTACCATCAATTTTAGATGAAATTCAATTAACAGAAACAGAACAAACAATATATATTGATGGGAATGAAAAGGATTCAGAGTTTGGAATTATATTACCTACAAATGTAGTTGTGGTGTCATCATTTAATGGAAACCATAAAGGTAAGATTCCGGTAATGGTTGAATATTCATCGGATGCGCCTTCTGTAGCCAAGGTAAATCCCAACGGAAAAATATTAGCTAAAGGTGAAGGAATTGCAAATATAACAGCGATTGTAACCTTAAAAGATGGTACATTTAAAGAATTTCTTGTTACTGTAACTGTGCAAGCAGCAAATATTGAAGTCATTCAAAGCACAGATCGAATGAAAGTAGGGGAGATGGCTGTCTTAATAGTAAAAGTTCATGGAGTGAAAGAATCGAACGTAATGTGGAAGTCAACAACTCCAGGAATCGTTGAAGTAAGTAAAAATAAAGGTGAATCAATGACTGAGGTGTATGCAAAATCACAAGGGACAGCTTGTATTGAAGTGAAAGCTGCTAATATAAAACAGTTAATTTATATTACCGTAGAGTAATTAAGTAGTTTATTATTTCATATAAATTCATGAAAAAATTATGAAATATAAAAGAAAGACGTTGCCGTATAGACAAAAATATGGTAACGTCTTTCTTGCAATTTTTAAATATTTTAAAAAATACAATAGTTTAGTTATTAAACTATATATTTTTTCTTCCTAATTGATACTTATATACGAAAAACATAAAAATTTAACAATGTTTTTAGTTTACTTTCTACGAAAAGAGTGTTAAAATAAACGATATAGTATTTAAAAATGAAAATAAATAAAATAAAGATAAAATATATTTACCATAGTGTAGAAATTATATTTATGGTAAACTACATTTAGAAAGGTTTGGTGCAGTTTATGATATCTAATCAAATTCTTCAAAACACAATTGAAGGTCTTAAAGCAATTACAAGAATTGATATCTGCATTATGGATACAGAAGGGAAATCATTAGCTTCTACGATTAATAATGCAGATGATTATGAAAATGCAGTTCTTGCATTCGTTGAATCTCCAGCAGACAGTCAAGTATTACAAGGATATCAATTCTTTAAAGTATTTGATGAACATCAACTTGAATATGTAATTTTAGTAAAAGGTGATAGTGATGATGTATACATGGTAGGTAAGATCGCATCCTTCCAGATACAGAATTTATTGGTTGCTTATAAAGAAAGATACGATAAAGATAACTTTATTAAGAATCTTTTATTAGACAACTTATTATTAGTTGATATCTATAATAGAGCGAAAAAGCTTCATATCGAGACTGACGTTCGTCGAGTAGTATTTATTATTGAGACGAAGAATGAAAAGGATACCAATGCTTTAGAAACTGTAAGAGGCCTATTCTCAAGTAAAACAAAAGATTTTATTACAGCAGTGGATGAGAAAAATATTATTCTTGTAAAAGAATTAAAACCAAATGAAACATATGACGATATGATAAAGACTGCGAAAGTAATACTTGATATGCTTAATACAGAAGCAATGACAAAAGTTCATGTTGCATTTGGTACTATTGTTAACGAGATTAAAGATGTTTCCAGATCATACAAAGAAGCTAAGATGGCGCTTGATGTAGGCAAAATCTTCTACAATGGACGTAATGTTGTGGCATATAATCAACTTGGTATTGGACGTTTAATTTATCAATTACCTATGCCACTTTGCAAAATGTTTATTCGTGAAATTTTCGATGGTAAATCACCAGACGAGTTTGATGAAGAAACATTAACTACAATTAACAAGTTCTTTGAAAATAGCTTAAATGTATCAGAGACTTCTAGACAATTATATATTCATAGAAACACTTTAGTTTATCGTTTAGATAAACTCCAAAAGAGTACAAATCTTGACTTGCGTGTTTTTGAAGATGCAATTACATTTAAAATTGCCCTTATGGTTGTTAAGTATATGAAGTATATGGAAAATATGGAATATTAATAAGATTGCCGGTATTTTGGTTCTACGAGTGGTTCTATAGACGTAAACTGGAGTGCCGGCATTTGGTAGTTATAAGGCAATTAAAGTAACATAGAGGTAGAGTATAAGGTACATAAGGATAATAGAAAGGAATTGGTGAGATATGGCCGGTTCTTATGATTTAGACAAGGACTTAGAAGAAATCGAGGCCCCAGTAATCGTATTTGAGGGAGTTTCTAAGGATTATCAAAAAGGAACTCATGCAATTAATAATATAAATATAGAGATACGTAAGGGTGAATTTGTATTTATTGTAGGTAGTAGTGGGTCTGGAAAATCCACATTAATTAAATTAATGTTAAAAGAAATAAAGCCAAGCAAAGGTAAGATTTTTGTTGCTGGGAAGGATTTATCAAGATTAAAACGCTGGTCAGTATGTAAATATAGAAGAAGCATAGGCGTAGTATTTCAAGACTTCCGTTTGTTGCCAGATCGTACTGTGTTTGAGAATGTTGCATTTGCACAAAGAGTAATTGAGGCACCAACAAGGGAAATCAGAAGACAAACTCCAAAAATGTTATCACTTGTTGGATTGTCAGAGAAACATAAATCATATCCGAAGGAATTATCAGGCGGTGAACAACAAAGAGTTGCCTTAGCAAGGGCGCTTGTGAATAATCCAGTTATTTTATTAGCGGATGAACCAACAGGAAATTTAGATCCTAAAAATTCATGGGAAATTATGCGCCTGTTAGAAGAAGTTAATAAAAAAGGAACTACAGTCGTAATTGTGACACATAATCATGAGATAGTAGATGCAATGCAAAAGAGAGTAATTACCATGAAAAATGGTGTTCTAATTAGTGATGATAAAAAAGGTGGTTATGTGCATGCCAAAAATTAGTACAATTAATTATAGTTTTAAACAAGGCGTTAAAAATATAAAGAGAAATCGTATGTTTAGCTTAGCATCTATTGGTACAATGACTGCATGTTTATTTTTATTTGGAATATTTTATTTTGCCCTTGTAAATTTTAAGTTTTTAGTTAAGAATGCAGAGCAAGCAGTAAGTGTAACCGTATTTTTTGATGAGGGAACATCGGAAGCTGAGATAAAGGCTATTGGCGATAAAATTGAGCTTCGTGCAGAAGTTGCTAAATGTGAGTACATATCTGCAGAAGAAGCATGGGAAAATTATAAGAACACAAAATTAAACGAAGAACAAATTGCATCCTTTGGAGACGACAACCCGTTAAAGGATTCCAATAGTTATGTAGTGTATTTAAATGATGTAGAAATGCAGGATTCTTTAGTAAAATATATTTCCTCCATTCCTGGTGTGAGACAAGTAAATGATTCTGAGGCGATTGCAGATTTATTTTCTGGATTTAATAAGGGAGTTGGTTATGTTTCCGCTGCAATCATCATAATACTATTAGGAGTAGCTGTATTTTTAATTAGTACCACAGTAACTATGGGGATTTCCATACGAAAGCAGGAAATATCTATTATGAAGTTAATTGGTGCCACTGATTTCTTTATACGGGCTCCATTTATTGTGGAAGGAATTATCATTGGAGTGATAGGTGCTAGTATCCCATTAATATTTTTGTATGTTTTATATCATAAGATAATAAATTATATTATGGAAAGTTTTAATAGCCCTTTTGGTACCTTTGAGTTTATTAGTACACATGAGATTTTTTCAACATTGATACCAGTATCACTTATCATCGGAGTAGGAATTGGATTTTTAGGAAGCTTTTTCACTCTTGGTAAGCAACTCCGCAAGATTAATTAATATGGCCTTATCAAGGTAGTAATGAGGATAAGGTTAAGTAGCATAAGAGGATTAGAAAATTCTATTTGATTAACAAAAGGAAGGAAACAGATGAAACGTAAGCAGAAAATCAAGATTACTTATCGTATGGCATTATGTTCACTTAGTGTAGCATTATTATTACCAGTTGGTTTGACAGGCTTGCAAGAAAAAGAAATAAGCGCTAATGCGAATGCATTATCTTTAGGGATTAGTAGTGTTGGTAATCTAATTAAATTATCTAGTTATGATGAAAAAATTCAAGCGGCGAATGAAGAGAAAGAAAGATTAGAAGATAAGAAAAAAGAAACTGAGCAAAAGATCTCTGAATTAGAAAAAGAAAAAGAGGATATATTAACTTATATTGAGAAACTAGATAACGAATTAAATACGATTACGTTAGAAATCGAGCGATTACAAGGAGAAATAAAGACCAATAAAGAAGAATTAGAGCAGACAAAAAAAGAACTAATGGATGCAAAACAGACGGAAGAAGATCAATATGAAACGATGAAAAAACGTATTCAGTTTATGTATGAAAATGGGGGAACTAGTCTATTAGAAACTTTATTAAGCAGTAATAATTTAGTAGACTTTTTAAATCAAGTAGAATACTCCAAGAAAATATCTGAGTATGATAATAACTTGTTCCAAAGTTATAAAGAAACGAAAGAGTTAATTGCAACAAAAGAAGCTTATTTAACTGCTCAATTGGAGGAACTTAATACATTAGAAGAACATGCAGAGTTTGAACAATCAACCATGCAACAATTAATGGCTGATAAAAATAAAGAAGTAGAAAAATATGAAGCTTCTATTGAAAAAAGTAATTTAATGTTATTGTCTTACAATGAGCAAATTGAAGATGTAAACTATACGATTGAAGAAGTAAAAGAACAACAGCGTATAGAAGAAGAGAAAATTAAGAAATTAAAAGAAGAGGAAGAACGCAGAAGACAAGAAGAGGAACGTAGAAAGCAAGAGGCTGCTAATAACCAACAGAATGGAAATAATAGTTCCAGTGCCACAATTAAGGATGAAACATCTAGTGATAAGATGATATGGCCATTACCGGGAGATGGAAGGATATTTACGTATTTTGGTAACCGTAAAGCGCCAATCGCAGGAGCTAGTACTTATCACCGTGGCCTAGATATTGGTGGTGAAATGGGAGCTTCTATTGTGGCCTCATTATCTGGTACCGTAGAGATAGCTCAATATAGCTCATCTTCAGGAAACTTTATCATCATTAATCACGGAAATGGATTACGTACTGCATATTGTCACTGTTCTAAGTTATTAGTATCCGTTGGTCAGTATGTAAAGCAAGGAGAAGTAATTGCACTGGTAGGTTCTACAGGAATTTCTACAGGACCTCATCTACATTTTGGTGTTTCTATTGATAATGTTTACGTAGATCCATTAAACTACATAAGTTATTAAAATTAATTTATAGTATGTTATTTATCGCATCTAAAAAAAGTAGTAGTAAAAGCGGATTAAGAATCCCCATTGACTTTCATTGAGTGAGAACAGAAAAGTAACTAGAAAGGTAGCGGTATAGAATGAAAAATAAGTATTTGTTAGGATTACTGACTGGAATACTTTGTACAGCCATGCTATTTGGTATAGTTTTTACCGGATATAACATCCTTGGAAATAATAATAGTAACTATAATAATATTACCCAAGGTAATGATAATAGTAATGACGATGAAGCAACTTCAGCCACCA
This window contains:
- a CDS encoding PucR family transcriptional regulator encodes the protein MISNQILQNTIEGLKAITRIDICIMDTEGKSLASTINNADDYENAVLAFVESPADSQVLQGYQFFKVFDEHQLEYVILVKGDSDDVYMVGKIASFQIQNLLVAYKERYDKDNFIKNLLLDNLLLVDIYNRAKKLHIETDVRRVVFIIETKNEKDTNALETVRGLFSSKTKDFITAVDEKNIILVKELKPNETYDDMIKTAKVILDMLNTEAMTKVHVAFGTIVNEIKDVSRSYKEAKMALDVGKIFYNGRNVVAYNQLGIGRLIYQLPMPLCKMFIREIFDGKSPDEFDEETLTTINKFFENSLNVSETSRQLYIHRNTLVYRLDKLQKSTNLDLRVFEDAITFKIALMVVKYMKYMENMEY
- the ftsE gene encoding cell division ATP-binding protein FtsE; translation: MAGSYDLDKDLEEIEAPVIVFEGVSKDYQKGTHAINNINIEIRKGEFVFIVGSSGSGKSTLIKLMLKEIKPSKGKIFVAGKDLSRLKRWSVCKYRRSIGVVFQDFRLLPDRTVFENVAFAQRVIEAPTREIRRQTPKMLSLVGLSEKHKSYPKELSGGEQQRVALARALVNNPVILLADEPTGNLDPKNSWEIMRLLEEVNKKGTTVVIVTHNHEIVDAMQKRVITMKNGVLISDDKKGGYVHAKN
- the ftsX gene encoding permease-like cell division protein FtsX — encoded protein: MPKISTINYSFKQGVKNIKRNRMFSLASIGTMTACLFLFGIFYFALVNFKFLVKNAEQAVSVTVFFDEGTSEAEIKAIGDKIELRAEVAKCEYISAEEAWENYKNTKLNEEQIASFGDDNPLKDSNSYVVYLNDVEMQDSLVKYISSIPGVRQVNDSEAIADLFSGFNKGVGYVSAAIIIILLGVAVFLISTTVTMGISIRKQEISIMKLIGATDFFIRAPFIVEGIIIGVIGASIPLIFLYVLYHKIINYIMESFNSPFGTFEFISTHEIFSTLIPVSLIIGVGIGFLGSFFTLGKQLRKIN
- a CDS encoding murein hydrolase activator EnvC family protein gives rise to the protein MKRKQKIKITYRMALCSLSVALLLPVGLTGLQEKEISANANALSLGISSVGNLIKLSSYDEKIQAANEEKERLEDKKKETEQKISELEKEKEDILTYIEKLDNELNTITLEIERLQGEIKTNKEELEQTKKELMDAKQTEEDQYETMKKRIQFMYENGGTSLLETLLSSNNLVDFLNQVEYSKKISEYDNNLFQSYKETKELIATKEAYLTAQLEELNTLEEHAEFEQSTMQQLMADKNKEVEKYEASIEKSNLMLLSYNEQIEDVNYTIEEVKEQQRIEEEKIKKLKEEEERRRQEEERRKQEAANNQQNGNNSSSATIKDETSSDKMIWPLPGDGRIFTYFGNRKAPIAGASTYHRGLDIGGEMGASIVASLSGTVEIAQYSSSSGNFIIINHGNGLRTAYCHCSKLLVSVGQYVKQGEVIALVGSTGISTGPHLHFGVSIDNVYVDPLNYISY